A genomic window from Antedon mediterranea chromosome 4, ecAntMedi1.1, whole genome shotgun sequence includes:
- the LOC140046316 gene encoding uncharacterized protein, whose product MAARMFKKLKSDLGRCYEGQNYLRLRCILFDHLEIGEITNPDSIGNDLFNALEDKGYIKPTNVDFLLEISKLSGVKGTENLVRRYMKDNNVQNTTDDPQLSQYRQRLFKVLLGVNPSAFKALVANYGLRQHNFGSVWDVVLKLEIDMDLEDDREKIETFADCLGKRARKTLGLSVDGNSENEGATSSQERKPSEDISKDDFLQLITDFAQWYDKKNLLDRLQVLFIEMVGEVEALKKVKGTSELLALLTMKGLLSQTDLTVLYDTIKITEQFGFESSITTKLPAFRDIKEREVSFSPHTLKIFNLGKSLSPSDINTLDGRYNFPDLAKYTDSWSLILDFEPKGFLKEEKLKEVNKVLKR is encoded by the exons atggcagctagaatgTTCAAAAAACTAAAATCTGATCTTGGTAGATGTTATGAAGGTCAAAATTACCTTCGACTAAGATGTATTTTATTTGATCACTTGGAAATCGGTGAAATTACGAATCCAGATTCCATTGGAAACGACTTATTTAATGCCCTCGAAGACAAAGGGTACATCAAACCAACTAATGTTGACTTTCTACTAGAGATTTCGAAACTGTCAGGAGTAAAGGGAACTGAAAATCTTGTAAGGCGGTATATGAAGGACAACAACGTTCAGAATACGACGGATGATCCACAGTTGTCACAATATCGACAGAGACTGTTTAAGGTTCTATTAGGAGTTAACCCAAGTGCATTTAAAGCTCTTGTTGCTAACTACGGCCTGAGACAACACAACTTTGGAAGTGTCTGGGATGTAGTTCTTAAACTTGAAATCGACATGGACTTAGAAGATGATCGAGAGAAAATAGAAACGTTCGCTGATTGTCTTGGGAAAAGAGCAAGGAAAACACTAGGCCTCTCTGTTGATG GCAATAGTGAGAATGAAGGCGCAACATCGAGTCAAGAACGCAAACCAAGTGAAG ATATCTCGAAGGATGATTTTCTACAGTTAATAACAGACTTCGCACAATGGTACGATAAAAAAAATCTTCTGGACAGGCTACAAGTTCTATTCATAGAAATGGTAGGCGAGGTTGAAGCATTGAAAAAGGTTAAAGGTACATCCGAACTGTTGGCTCTTTTAACTATGAAAGGATTATTGAGTCAAACAGATCTTACTGTCCTGTATGACACAATAAAAATAACTGAACAATTTGGCTTTGAGTCATCTATCACTACAAAGCTTCCTGCTTTCAGAGATATCAAGGAACGTGAAGTCTCATTTTCACCACACACATTGAAGATTTTTAATCTGGGAAAAAGTCTTAGTCCTTCGGATATAAACACTCTTGATGGACGATACAACTTCCCTGATCTTGCGAAGTACACAGACAGCTGGAGTTTGATTTTGGATTTTGAACCTAAAGGATTTCTGAAGGAAGAAAAACTCAAAGAAGTTAACAAAGTGTTAAAGAGATAA
- the LOC140046315 gene encoding uncharacterized protein isoform X2 — MAEHDGSPGGAASSVSDKLKEELINSMSSMVASMKQDLVQQVKDMVGFTEEPDEGQSYMPVWSDDELPAAQTAQRIDEYTSGPEEVATAIQTSDFADLAAEFSTATLTGPAVDDKLATIVSDLISGRIPPAKMTELTGKYLRPLNCEMLITPKVNLLVWGQLKPSTRTNDVGLQKVQALFVNSMYALLQACHKASGDLKTTLTHALVIALTANREFNLKRREMLKPDLNAGFVALCGVTTPITTELFGDDVTKQIDDLFKSNKLGEKLSGARRGRGRGYHPYAGARRVGFRGRGGSRSGFQRYQSNQSFLGGKGSYQRRQGARLAAQPKGNRE, encoded by the coding sequence ATGGCAGAACATGATGGCTCGCCAGGTGGTGCAGCTTCTAGTGTTAGTGATAAATTAAAGGAGGAGTTGATTAACTCGATGTCGTCAATGGTGGCCAGCATGAAGCAAGATTTGGTTCAACAAGTCAAAGATATGGTTGGCTTCACAGAGGAGCCTGATGAGGGCCAGTCCTATATGCCTGTGTGGTCTGATGATGAGCTCCCCGCAGCACAAACAGCACAACGCATTGATGAGTACACAAGTGGGCCAGAGGAGGTAGCTACAGCTATTCAAACCAGTGATTTTGCTGACTTAGCAGCTGAATTTAGTACAGCCACACTTACAGGGCCAGCTGTGGATGATAAATTGGCTACAATTGTAAGTGACCTGATTAGTGGAAGGATACCCCCTGCAAAGATGACGGAGCTTACTGGAAAATATCTTCGACCACTCAACTGTGAAATGCTAATCACACCCAAGGTGAACTTACTTGTGTGGGGCCAGTTGAAACCTTCTACCAGGACCAATGATGTTGGGTTGCAGAAAGTGCAGGCACTGTTCGTAAACTCTATGTATGCTCTGCTCCAAGCATGTCACAAGGCCTCAGGTGATTTGAAAACTACATTGACGCATGCACTGGTTATAGCGCTGACTGCAAACCGGGAGTTTAACCTGAAGCGAAGGGAGATGTTAAAACCAGACCTTAACGCAGGATTTGTTGCACTCTGTGGGGTTACGACTCCCATAACCACAGAGCTCTTTGGAGATGATGTTACCAAACAGATAGATGATCTCTTCAAATCAAACAAACTTGGCGAGAAATTATCAGGTGCTAGAAGAGGTCGGGGTCGTGGATACCACCCATATGCAGGAGCCAGACGAGTTGGGTTCCGCGGCCGAGGTGGAAGTCGCTCAGGGTTCCAGAGGTACCAGTCAAACCAGTCTTTTTTAGGAGGAAAGGGCTCCTACCAACGCAGACAGGGAGCCCGGCTGGCTGCTCAACCAAAGGGAAATCGAGAGTAG
- the LOC140047771 gene encoding uncharacterized protein, translating into MLLTKLGFSVHREKSVLRPTQQLEYLGFQLNSVSMSVSVTKAKISSIVGLCREFVFKKSGSIRAFASLIGKLVATFPGVEYGPLHYRHLVRDKDLALRHSAGNFEVMMILSEESIIELEWWITFLPTASKLINHGPINYTIFVDASRKGWGAIVDESRTQRLWSLEEAVYNINILEMLAALFGLQALCGHLHKVNIRIMSDNATAVSYINCIGGTKSWSCNSVAYKIWYWAIERNIWLTAAHTPGIKNVEADVLSRNFVSGLEWQMNASIFSKIVDCFGVPDIDLFASRINHRVPAYASWKPDPNAVIIDAFTSDWSTFKQFYGFRPFLSDS; encoded by the coding sequence ATGCTGCTAACAAAATTAGGGTTTTCAGTGCATCGGGAAAAATCTGTACTTAGACCCACTCAGCAGTTAGAATACCTGGGATTTCAATTAAACTCGGTGTCTATGTCTGTTTCGGTTACCAAAGCAAAGATATCAAGCATTGTTGGCCTTTGCAGAGAGTTTGTATTTAAGAAATCTGGTAGCATCCGGGCATTTGCTTCACTCATAGGTAAGCTTGTCGCGACATTCCCAGGCGTGGAATATGGACCGTTACACTACAGACATCTTGTCCGAGACAAAGATTTGGCATTGCGGCATTCAGCAGGTAATTTTGAGGTGATGATGATCCTCTCGGAGGAGAGTATAATTGAACTTGAATGGTGGATAACATTTCTCCCAACAGCCTCAAAACTGATTAATCATGGCCCTATTAACTATACGATCTTCGTAGATGCTTCCCGCAAGGGCTGGGGGGCCATAGTTGACGAGAGCAGAACGCAGAGGCTGTGGTCCCTAGAGGAAGCTGTTTACAacataaacattctagaaatgcTTGCAGCGCTATTTGGCTTACAGGCACTTTGTGGCCATTTGCACAAAGTAAATATTCGTATTATGTCGGACAACGCGACCGCTGTCTCATATATAAATTGTATAGGAGGTACGAAATCGTGGTCATGTAATTCGGTTGCCTACAAGATTTGGTACTGGGCAATAGAGCGAAATATTTGGCTTACCGCTGCTCATACTCCGGGCATAAAAAATGTAGAGGCAGATGTTCTGTCTAGAAATTTTGTATCTGGGTTAGAATGGCAAATGAATGCAAGTATTTTTTCTAAGATTGTTGACTGTTTTGGAGTGCCGGATATTGACTTATTTGCTAGTCGAATTAATCATAGGGTACCGGCATATGCGTCTTGGAAACCAGATCCAAACGCTGTTATCATTGATGCTTTTACCAGTGATTGGTcaacatttaaacaattttatggTTTTCGCCCTTTTTTGTCTGATAGCTAG
- the LOC140046315 gene encoding uncharacterized protein isoform X1 encodes MVVPLWRTQAWFTRVLDLLIDTPRWVRVNKSVLEHPLIHHHPLSSQLCLLICKLSGKSSLTSAYRQKLRTSSYVLGDRAQGSSMTYTSGSGVNFVFKGIDFLHPVVGDVLKFLHNLFKEGLSYSSLNTARSALACCFTDYQGKEDRPITRHVLVTKYMKGVFNCRPPAPRYAVTWDANIVLDYLSLMQPLYKLSLRDLSYKLVMLMALTSGQRCNMLAGLDTKSMIKSGNGFDFSITVLAKQDRPNKLFSSLRFKKYSKRELCVFNTLESYLDRTQPLRSESKLLISYVRPFKSVGVSTIGRWLKTLLGLAGIDTAVFTAHSTRAASASKASRSIPVDEILKHIGWASATTFNRYYNKPIDNSNKNAYDVAVLQ; translated from the coding sequence ATGGTGGTGCCACTGTGGAGAACACAGGCATGGTTTACGAGAGTTCTCGACTTACTCATCGACACACCACGCTGGGTGAGGGTCAACAAGTCAGTGTTAGAACACCCACTTATTCATCACCATCCACTAAGCTCACAGTTATGTCTACTAATTTGCAAGTTGTCAGGGAAATCATCGCTGACGTCAGCCTACCGGCAGAAATTGAGGACGTCATCTTATGTTCTTGGTGACAGAGCACAAGGAAGCAGTATGACGTACACATCAGGAAGTGGCgtcaattttgttttcaaaggAATTGATTTCTTGCACCCCGTTGTAGGAGATGTCTTAAAGTTTTTACATAACCTTTTTAAAGAAGGGCTTTCTTACTCCTCGCTTAACACGGCTAGGTCAGCGTTAGCATGTTGCTTCACTGACTATCAGGGCAAGGAGGACCGACCCATTACACGTCATGTACTAGTGACCAAGTATATGAAAGGGGTTTTTAATTGCCGGCCTCCGGCTCCAAGGTACGCAGTTACCTGGGACGCTAACATTGTTTTAGATTACTTATCTCTAATGCAGCCATTATATAAGTTGTCACTCAGGGATTTATCATATAAACTAGTCATGTTGATGGCTCTAACGTCAGGGCAGAGATGCAATATGCTGGCGGGACTAGACACTAAGAGTATGATAAAGTCGGGAAACGGCTTTGATTTTTCAATTACTGTACTTGCTAAACAGGACCGGCCCAATAAACTTTTTTCATCCCTAAGGTTTAAGAAATATTCAAAACGGGAATTGTGTGTGTTTAATACCCTCGAATCATATTTGGACCGTACACAGCCACTGAGAAGCGAGTCAAAACTGTTGATCTCGTATGTTAGACCATTTAAATCCGTTGGGGTTAGCACCATTGGCAGATGGCTTAAAACACTACTGGGCCTAGCAGGAATTGATACAGCTGTGTTTACTGCGCATAGTACAAGGGCAGCTAGTGCTTCTAAAGCAAGTAGGTCTATCCCGGTGGATGAAATTTTAAAACACATAGGTTGGGCCTCTGCTACTACGTTTAACAGGTATTACAATAAGCCAATTGATAATAGTAACAAAAATGCATATGATGTTGCAGTATTACAATAG